In one Chryseobacterium culicis genomic region, the following are encoded:
- a CDS encoding DUF4270 family protein, producing MTHNLKRTFAMLLLAIFGSTFLYNCEPDPDSLGEQLFNNDAAQGNEIAYPVIAYNYNNNDSIRSDAARLISGVSESGAASYVGVLGAFTEGEFGMQRASYVTQLRMPVDNFDFNGANPKVDSVVLVVRPPANTTTNTYFFESDSLKTNTFEKSDFPVDGVATAVSIERKTYPVRKYGKIGGASKSMKVNVHEVTTFLDSNDDTFKRSNKSISTGELLGSGVFNGNISSLSITKKSDNSVVFTGNLGFRIKLSNTNFFQTHILDKKGKPELQDASNFIRYFKGIKISVDETDRYLYQFSPDDLQLVMYYKYDKTENGTTTRPQTTLNFNLGGSNAHIGLYEYSRSGSSVANALAASNPNEGDERLFVQGMGGPSVVVKIKDETIAQLKDVYNKEKAGIVSAKVRIYLDPLSWKNKNSTEDRKFSILTNTLNSNGTIDYSKLGFTSDLTSGLGLYYYKDNPGYYDFVVTKTIKDLVEGKKETVNGVEQLITNKPLVISAGTFAATATGSLLGVRNTTRAIDMNRIILTGIDKTNTNPKRIQLMVTYGTKK from the coding sequence ATGACTCATAATCTTAAAAGGACTTTCGCCATGCTTCTATTGGCGATTTTTGGAAGTACATTCCTTTATAACTGTGAACCTGATCCGGATTCTCTTGGTGAGCAGTTGTTCAATAATGATGCTGCGCAAGGTAATGAAATTGCATATCCCGTTATCGCATACAATTACAACAACAATGATTCCATCAGAAGTGATGCTGCCAGACTGATCAGTGGGGTGAGCGAATCTGGTGCTGCTTCTTATGTTGGTGTGCTTGGAGCTTTTACTGAAGGTGAATTTGGAATGCAGAGAGCGTCTTATGTTACCCAGCTAAGAATGCCGGTAGATAATTTCGACTTCAACGGTGCGAATCCGAAAGTGGATTCTGTAGTTCTTGTGGTAAGACCACCAGCGAATACAACTACGAATACCTACTTCTTTGAAAGCGATTCATTAAAAACAAATACGTTTGAGAAAAGTGATTTCCCTGTAGACGGAGTTGCTACGGCTGTTTCAATTGAGAGAAAAACGTATCCTGTTCGTAAATACGGTAAAATAGGCGGGGCTTCAAAATCAATGAAAGTTAATGTACATGAAGTTACTACATTTTTAGACTCGAATGACGATACTTTCAAACGTTCCAATAAGAGTATTAGTACTGGTGAACTGTTAGGTTCAGGAGTATTTAACGGTAACATCAGTTCTTTATCTATTACTAAAAAATCGGATAACTCAGTTGTATTTACCGGAAACTTAGGATTCAGAATAAAACTGAGCAATACAAACTTTTTCCAGACTCATATCCTTGATAAAAAAGGAAAACCTGAGCTTCAGGATGCTTCAAACTTTATCAGATATTTTAAAGGGATAAAAATTTCTGTTGATGAAACTGATAGATACCTTTACCAGTTCTCTCCTGACGATTTACAGCTTGTCATGTATTACAAATATGATAAAACAGAGAATGGAACGACTACAAGACCACAAACAACACTTAATTTCAACTTAGGAGGTTCTAATGCTCATATCGGATTGTATGAATACAGCAGATCAGGATCATCTGTAGCCAATGCATTGGCTGCAAGTAATCCTAATGAAGGTGATGAGAGGCTTTTTGTTCAGGGAATGGGAGGTCCTTCTGTTGTCGTGAAAATTAAGGATGAAACCATTGCACAACTTAAAGATGTTTATAATAAAGAAAAAGCAGGTATTGTAAGTGCTAAGGTTAGAATCTATCTGGATCCTTTAAGCTGGAAAAATAAAAATTCAACGGAAGATCGTAAGTTTTCAATTTTGACCAATACATTAAACAGTAATGGTACTATTGATTACTCAAAGTTAGGCTTTACATCAGATCTGACTTCAGGGCTTGGTCTATATTATTATAAAGACAATCCTGGGTACTATGATTTTGTAGTAACAAAAACCATCAAGGATCTTGTTGAAGGTAAAAAAGAAACTGTAAATGGAGTTGAACAGCTGATAACGAATAAACCGTTAGTGATCAGTGCCGGAACATTTGCTGCAACTGCTACAGGAAGCCTTTTAGGAGTTCGTAATACGACAAGAGCGATTGATATGAACAGAATTATCCTGACAGGTATAGATAAAACAAATACGAATCCAAAAAGAATCCAGCTAATGGTGACTTACGGGACGAAAAAATAA
- the glmS gene encoding glutamine--fructose-6-phosphate transaminase (isomerizing) — translation MCGIVGYTGFQDAYEIVINGLRRLEYRGYDSAGIVLEGSDNKLEVEKTKGKVEDLVNISKELKGKSKIGMGHTRWATHGVPSDRNSHPHLSNNGKIAIVHNGIIENYDTIKTMLTEKGFTFKSETDTEVLVNLIQYFMDLNPETDFPTAVRYALNEVYGAYAITVLHEDYPGVLVVGRLGSPLAIGIGDKEYFIASDASPFVEFTKEAIYLEEGHMATISLENGVDIRTINDNSKIEPEIQELKLSLEQIEKGGYEHFMLKEIFEQPKSVHDTMRGRLLVDEGVIKMAGIWDHVERFKNANRIIIIACGTSWHAGLIGEYLIEEYARIPVEVEYASEFRYRNPIITDKDVVIAISQSGETADTMAALKLAKEKGAFIYGICNVVDSSIARITDAGSYTHAGPEIGVASTKAFTAQLTILTLIAFKLGKHNGNLGNAEFMSLIAELDALPKKIEEVLNTTHELTQNIAKDFVKATNFLYLGRGYNYPAALEGALKLKEISYIHAEGYPAAEMKHGPIALIDENMPIVIIAPKKGHYDKIVSNVQEIKARKGKIIAVVNKGDRQVSEMADYVIEIPETSECFSPIVASVPLQLLAYYIAVYRGANVDQPRNLAKSVTVE, via the coding sequence ATGTGCGGAATAGTAGGATATACAGGTTTTCAAGACGCTTATGAAATCGTAATTAATGGTCTTAGAAGATTGGAATATAGAGGGTATGACAGTGCCGGAATTGTTTTAGAAGGTTCAGATAACAAGCTGGAAGTAGAAAAAACAAAAGGTAAGGTTGAGGATTTGGTGAATATTTCGAAAGAACTAAAAGGAAAGTCTAAAATTGGAATGGGACACACCCGTTGGGCAACCCACGGAGTTCCTAGTGACAGAAATTCCCACCCGCACTTGTCAAATAACGGCAAAATCGCAATCGTACATAACGGTATTATTGAAAATTATGATACCATTAAAACAATGCTTACTGAAAAAGGATTTACTTTCAAATCAGAAACAGATACAGAAGTACTGGTAAACCTTATCCAGTATTTCATGGATCTTAATCCTGAAACTGATTTCCCAACTGCGGTAAGATATGCATTGAATGAAGTATATGGAGCCTATGCAATCACTGTACTTCATGAAGATTATCCTGGAGTATTGGTGGTAGGAAGATTAGGTTCTCCTCTGGCAATAGGAATCGGAGATAAAGAATACTTTATTGCTTCTGATGCCTCTCCTTTCGTAGAATTTACAAAAGAAGCCATTTATCTTGAAGAAGGACATATGGCAACAATCTCTCTTGAAAATGGAGTAGATATCAGAACCATCAATGATAACTCTAAAATTGAGCCGGAGATTCAGGAGCTTAAACTAAGCCTTGAACAGATTGAAAAAGGTGGATATGAGCATTTCATGCTTAAAGAAATCTTTGAACAGCCTAAATCGGTACACGATACAATGAGAGGAAGACTTCTTGTAGACGAAGGTGTTATCAAAATGGCTGGAATCTGGGACCATGTTGAGAGATTCAAAAATGCGAACAGAATTATTATTATTGCCTGTGGTACTTCTTGGCATGCAGGTCTTATCGGAGAATATCTGATAGAAGAGTATGCAAGAATTCCTGTTGAAGTAGAGTATGCATCAGAGTTCAGATACAGAAACCCTATCATTACAGATAAAGATGTGGTGATTGCAATTTCTCAGTCTGGAGAAACAGCCGATACAATGGCTGCTTTAAAATTAGCAAAAGAAAAAGGTGCATTTATATATGGTATATGTAATGTTGTGGATTCTTCAATTGCAAGAATTACCGATGCAGGTTCATATACGCATGCCGGCCCTGAAATTGGGGTTGCTTCTACAAAAGCATTTACGGCGCAGCTTACTATTCTTACTTTAATTGCATTTAAACTAGGAAAACACAACGGAAACTTAGGAAACGCTGAATTTATGAGCTTAATTGCTGAGCTTGATGCTCTTCCTAAGAAAATTGAAGAAGTGTTAAATACCACTCATGAGCTTACTCAGAATATTGCAAAAGATTTTGTGAAAGCTACTAATTTCCTTTATTTAGGAAGAGGATACAATTATCCTGCGGCCTTAGAAGGAGCCTTAAAATTAAAAGAAATTTCTTATATCCATGCAGAAGGATACCCGGCTGCAGAAATGAAGCACGGTCCAATTGCCCTGATCGATGAAAACATGCCAATTGTAATCATAGCACCTAAAAAAGGACACTATGATAAAATTGTAAGTAATGTTCAGGAAATTAAAGCGAGAAAAGGAAAAATTATCGCTGTAGTGAATAAAGGAGACCGTCAGGTGAGTGAAATGGCTGATTATGTTATTGAAATCCCTGAAACTTCAGAATGTTTCTCTCCAATCGTTGCTTCCGTACCTCTGCAACTGCTTGCTTATTACATTGCAGTATATAGAGGAGCCAACGTAGATCAACCGAGAAACCTTGCAAAATCTGTTACCGTGGAATAA
- the gldK gene encoding gliding motility lipoprotein GldK, whose amino-acid sequence MKRIFLLLLSASVASVSCSGGGSSSVGKPGTKGELIPREKTKSFVAERPYGMVAIPAGSFVAGLADQDPTNTPEKASLKTVTVSSFFMDEAETTNSEYRVFINYVRDSIARTLLAEAAGEGGDEGGRKGAAIGDYAYLAKKEENLTPYQEYMEGQGGREDGSYDASKRLDWKIPLHWSTSKYPDVEYAEVLESMYLPSSSRIGNERILDVSKLKYTYRWGDMDAAVADNERGANYLKSESIAIYPDTTVWVKDFHFAYNEPLFEQYFWHKAYKDYPVVGVTWDQARAYCNFRSKLKTDYNESLKRKKQRPLEFRLPTETEWEYAARGGMQNATYPWGGPYLMDDRGCYLANFKPKRGNYMEDEKKGTYTYTAPVKKFKKNGFGLFDMAGNVSEWTLSAYNNSSYGFSSTLNPSTKDKKDTKKSVRGGSWKDIGYALMTGARDWERKDSARSYIGFRTVQDIPEAAVKPRRVNR is encoded by the coding sequence ATGAAAAGGATATTTCTTTTATTATTGTCTGCGTCGGTAGCATCGGTATCTTGTTCAGGTGGTGGCAGCTCTTCTGTAGGGAAGCCAGGAACAAAAGGAGAATTGATACCAAGAGAAAAAACTAAATCATTTGTTGCGGAAAGACCATACGGAATGGTCGCAATTCCTGCAGGTTCATTTGTTGCTGGTTTAGCAGACCAGGATCCAACAAATACTCCTGAAAAAGCATCATTGAAGACAGTTACTGTTTCTTCTTTCTTCATGGATGAAGCAGAAACTACCAACTCGGAGTACAGAGTATTTATCAATTATGTAAGAGACTCTATTGCGAGAACTTTACTAGCTGAAGCTGCCGGAGAAGGTGGTGATGAAGGCGGACGTAAGGGAGCAGCAATAGGTGATTATGCATATCTTGCTAAAAAAGAAGAAAATTTAACACCTTATCAAGAATATATGGAAGGCCAGGGTGGCCGAGAGGACGGAAGCTATGATGCCAGCAAAAGATTAGATTGGAAAATCCCTTTACACTGGAGCACATCAAAATATCCGGATGTAGAATACGCAGAGGTTTTAGAATCTATGTATCTACCTTCTTCTTCAAGAATCGGGAACGAAAGAATTTTAGATGTAAGTAAGCTGAAATATACTTACCGTTGGGGAGATATGGACGCTGCTGTTGCAGATAACGAAAGAGGAGCTAATTACCTGAAAAGCGAAAGTATCGCGATCTATCCTGATACTACAGTTTGGGTAAAAGATTTCCACTTTGCTTACAATGAGCCATTGTTTGAACAGTATTTCTGGCACAAGGCTTATAAAGACTATCCTGTTGTTGGGGTAACCTGGGATCAGGCAAGGGCTTATTGTAACTTTAGATCTAAATTGAAAACTGATTACAACGAAAGTTTAAAAAGAAAAAAACAAAGACCATTAGAGTTCCGTCTTCCAACAGAAACTGAATGGGAATATGCTGCAAGAGGTGGAATGCAAAATGCTACTTACCCTTGGGGTGGTCCATATTTAATGGATGACAGAGGTTGTTACCTGGCTAACTTTAAGCCGAAGAGAGGTAACTATATGGAAGACGAGAAAAAAGGTACTTATACATATACAGCTCCAGTTAAGAAATTTAAGAAAAATGGGTTTGGGTTATTTGATATGGCTGGAAACGTTTCTGAGTGGACATTATCTGCGTACAACAATTCTTCATACGGATTCTCTTCTACATTAAATCCTTCTACTAAAGATAAAAAGGATACGAAGAAGTCTGTAAGAGGCGGATCTTGGAAAGATATAGGATATGCACTAATGACAGGTGCTAGAGATTGGGAAAGAAAAGATTCCGCAAGAAGCTATATCGGATTCAGAACTGTACAGGACATTCCTGAAGC